The following coding sequences lie in one Nocardioides sambongensis genomic window:
- a CDS encoding sensor histidine kinase, translated as MTGAGTTGDAARRPGLSVRVRITALVALLVTVALAGAGLIVFVIEAERVENSTEREVEQELDEFVALRDAMVAADPDVGTRALLTEFLRRNVPDDDELLVAWVGDRPVAQFPADPLVDDPAFREAVAPLVTDGGTTYLSTPDGEVRVRSQPVTGDADGALLVATYLAEDRAELLSTMRTYAITAGVSALLITLAAGWLAGRLLLPLRTLRHTAEEISATDLSRRIPEATRDDGSPTRRDDVTALTHTVNGMLDRLEAAFTGQRQFLDDAGHELRTPLTVLRGHLELLDPDDPVEVAETRALLVDEVDRMARLVGDLILLAKSDRPDFLALGESDPDDLVATVLAKARALGDRSWVLDPATGSAAGSAAAGPLLLDEQRITQALLQLADNAVKHTAPGAEIGIGTAVSGGTVRYWVRDTGRGVPDADRDRIFERFGRSRVPDQDEGFGLGLSIVAAIAAAHGGRAFVTDPPSGPGACFVLALPAVRPLDTLEV; from the coding sequence ATGACGGGAGCGGGGACGACGGGTGACGCCGCCCGGCGGCCCGGCCTGTCCGTCCGGGTCCGGATCACCGCGCTGGTGGCGCTGCTGGTCACCGTGGCCCTCGCCGGCGCCGGCCTGATCGTCTTCGTGATCGAGGCCGAGCGGGTGGAGAACTCCACCGAGCGAGAGGTCGAGCAGGAGCTGGACGAGTTCGTGGCGCTGCGCGACGCGATGGTGGCAGCCGACCCCGACGTCGGCACGCGCGCGCTGCTCACCGAGTTCCTGCGCCGCAACGTCCCCGACGACGACGAGCTGCTGGTCGCCTGGGTGGGTGACCGGCCGGTCGCCCAGTTCCCCGCGGACCCGCTGGTCGACGATCCCGCCTTCCGGGAGGCCGTCGCGCCGCTGGTGACCGACGGCGGGACGACCTACCTGTCCACCCCGGACGGCGAGGTGCGGGTGCGGTCCCAGCCGGTCACCGGCGACGCGGACGGCGCGCTGCTGGTGGCGACGTACCTGGCCGAGGACCGCGCCGAGCTGCTGTCCACGATGCGCACCTACGCGATCACCGCCGGCGTCTCGGCGCTGCTGATCACCCTCGCCGCCGGATGGTTGGCCGGGCGGTTGCTGCTCCCGCTGCGCACCCTGCGGCACACCGCGGAGGAGATCAGCGCCACCGACCTCTCCCGCCGGATCCCGGAGGCCACCCGGGACGACGGCTCGCCAACCCGCCGTGACGACGTCACCGCGCTGACCCACACCGTGAACGGGATGCTGGACCGGCTGGAGGCCGCCTTCACCGGGCAGCGACAGTTCCTCGACGACGCCGGGCACGAGCTGCGCACCCCGCTGACCGTGCTGCGCGGCCACCTGGAGCTGCTCGACCCGGACGACCCGGTGGAGGTCGCCGAGACCCGGGCGCTGCTGGTGGACGAGGTGGACCGGATGGCCCGGCTGGTGGGCGACCTGATCCTGCTCGCCAAGAGCGACCGCCCCGACTTCCTCGCGCTGGGCGAGTCCGACCCCGACGACCTGGTCGCCACGGTGCTCGCCAAGGCCCGCGCCCTCGGCGACCGCAGCTGGGTGCTCGACCCGGCGACGGGGTCGGCGGCTGGGTCGGCGGCCGCCGGACCGCTGCTGCTGGACGAGCAGCGGATCACCCAGGCGCTGCTGCAGCTCGCGGACAACGCGGTCAAGCACACCGCCCCGGGCGCCGAGATCGGGATCGGCACCGCGGTGTCCGGCGGCACCGTCCGCTACTGGGTCCGCGACACCGGCCGCGGCGTGCCGGACGCCGACCGGGACCGCATCTTCGAACGGTTCGGCCGATCCCGGGTGCCGGACCAGGACGAGGGGTTCGGCCTCGGCCTCTCCATCGTCGCCGCGATCGCCGCCGCGCACGGTGGCCGGGCGTTCGTGACCGACCCGCCCTCGGGCCCCGGCGCCTGCTTCGTGCTCGCGCTGCCCGCCGTCCGTCCGCTCGACACCCTGGAGGTCTGA
- a CDS encoding response regulator transcription factor, translated as MARILIIEDEERIASFVAKGLRAEGHQSVVAADGHTGLEHALSGEFDLVVLDIGLPGLDGFEVLDQLRSQGSRVPVVVLTARDSVGDTVSALEGGADDYMAKPFRFAELNARIKLRLRAEAGAGGREESLRAAGISLDLRTRRAQVSGRQVDLSAREFALAEIFLRNAGQVLSREQLLDHVWGLDFDPGSNVVDVYVGYLRRKFGADAISTVRGMGYRFGR; from the coding sequence ATGGCCCGGATCCTGATCATCGAGGACGAGGAGCGGATCGCCTCGTTCGTCGCGAAGGGGCTGCGCGCCGAGGGGCACCAGAGCGTGGTCGCCGCCGACGGCCACACCGGCCTGGAGCACGCGCTCTCCGGCGAGTTCGACCTGGTGGTGCTGGACATCGGGCTGCCGGGCCTGGACGGCTTCGAGGTGCTCGACCAGCTGCGCTCGCAGGGGTCGCGGGTCCCGGTCGTCGTGCTGACGGCACGCGACTCCGTCGGCGACACCGTCTCCGCCCTGGAGGGCGGCGCGGACGACTACATGGCCAAGCCGTTCCGGTTCGCCGAGCTCAACGCCCGGATCAAGCTGCGGCTGCGCGCCGAGGCCGGCGCCGGCGGGCGCGAGGAGAGCCTCCGCGCCGCTGGGATCTCGCTGGACCTGCGCACCCGCCGGGCGCAGGTCTCCGGCCGGCAGGTCGACCTGTCGGCGCGCGAGTTCGCGCTCGCCGAGATCTTCCTGCGCAACGCCGGGCAGGTGCTCTCCCGCGAGCAGCTGCTCGACCACGTGTGGGGGCTCGACTTCGACCCCGGGTCGAACGTCGTCGACGTCTACGTCGGCTACCTGCGCCGCAAGTTCGGCGCCGACGCGATCAGCACCGTGCGCGGCATGGGCTACCGGTTCGGGCGCTGA
- a CDS encoding serine/threonine-protein kinase — MSTPLTMPGTAGTTPDGESWALVEGAAITPELTALRLLGGGSAFEAYLAFDEITYGTVVVKLVRPHLIDDAATLAGLDREARALDIAHHPVVVRGLRHDSAGARPHLVLEHVEGPHLGRLLRRHGRLSEQQYLPLAVDLASAVHFFGHADVCHLDIKPSNLIMGSPARLIDLSVARSAAAAEEITGIIGTDAYLAPEQADPGGRYGAPGHASDVWGIGATLFHAITGRRPFRYGEPDAPTPAARHPQLVEDAARFDVPVAAEVREVVLAMLERSPGDRPLPHQVADALEPVMARQPAPQLSFKVGGR; from the coding sequence ATGAGCACGCCCCTGACGATGCCCGGCACCGCCGGCACCACCCCCGACGGCGAGAGCTGGGCGCTCGTCGAGGGCGCCGCGATCACCCCCGAGCTGACCGCCCTGCGGTTGCTCGGGGGTGGGTCCGCCTTCGAGGCCTACCTCGCCTTCGACGAGATCACCTACGGCACCGTGGTGGTCAAGCTGGTCCGCCCGCACCTGATCGACGACGCAGCCACCCTGGCCGGCCTCGACCGGGAGGCCCGCGCGCTCGACATCGCCCACCACCCGGTGGTGGTGCGGGGACTGCGCCACGACAGCGCGGGAGCCCGGCCGCACCTGGTCCTCGAGCACGTCGAAGGCCCCCACCTGGGGCGTCTGCTGCGCCGGCACGGCCGCCTCTCCGAGCAGCAGTACCTGCCGCTCGCGGTCGATCTGGCCAGCGCGGTGCACTTCTTCGGACATGCCGACGTCTGTCACCTCGACATCAAGCCGAGCAACCTGATCATGGGCTCGCCCGCGCGGCTGATCGACCTCTCCGTGGCCCGCTCCGCCGCGGCGGCGGAGGAGATCACCGGGATCATCGGGACCGACGCCTACCTGGCGCCCGAGCAGGCCGATCCGGGAGGACGGTACGGCGCCCCCGGACACGCCTCGGACGTGTGGGGGATCGGCGCCACGCTGTTCCACGCGATCACCGGACGCCGCCCCTTCCGGTACGGCGAGCCCGACGCGCCGACGCCGGCCGCGCGGCATCCCCAGTTGGTCGAGGACGCGGCCCGCTTCGACGTACCGGTGGCGGCGGAGGTGCGCGAGGTGGTACTCGCCATGCTGGAGCGCAGCCCGGGCGACCGGCCGCTGCCGCACCAGGTGGCCGACGCGCTGGAGCCGGTGATGGCCCGCCAGCCGGCGCCCCAGCTCTCCTTCAAGGTCGGCGGTCGCTGA
- a CDS encoding AtuA-related protein has translation MTVLDDLADVRAGDKGDTLILAVLPRDPDDHPRLVAGLTEERVAAHFGGALTGPVRVSEMPTLPALVLTLPGALGAASPGRRCSTVTARR, from the coding sequence ATGACGGTTCTCGACGACCTCGCCGACGTCCGGGCCGGCGACAAGGGCGACACCCTGATCCTCGCGGTGCTGCCACGAGACCCCGACGACCATCCCCGGCTCGTCGCCGGCCTGACCGAGGAGCGGGTGGCCGCGCACTTCGGTGGTGCGCTCACCGGCCCGGTCCGTGTGTCCGAGATGCCGACCCTGCCCGCGCTGGTGCTGACCCTGCCCGGTGCACTCGGGGCGGCGTCACCGGGTCGACGGTGCTCGACGGTCACGGCAAGGCGCTGA
- a CDS encoding acyclic terpene utilization AtuA family protein, giving the protein MRSDVPRLRLGAGAGFAGDRIDPAVELASQANLDYLVFECLGERTVAAGHARRLADPTTGYDPLLAPRLRAVLPHAARQGTGIVTNSGAAHPAAAGETARRIVAELGLQSRVAVVTGDDVLDVVRRIDPELWETGQPLSSASAELISANAYLGCEPIVAALEDGADLVVTGRVADPALYLGPLVHAFGWSLDDWDRLGAGTVVGHLLECAGQLTGGYFADPLTKPVAGLARLGFPFADVDPDGRAVLGKVDGSGGRLDRRTCGEQLLYEVGDPSSYVTPDVIADFTGVSFEETGRDRVAVSGAAGAARPDQLKVTLGFRDGWLGEGQISYAGPRALERAQLAAEVVRERLVAIHGLAEDAITVEMIGAGAAFRGWADAAATDPLEVRLRVSARVHDEDAAHAVGWEVESLYTNGPAGGGGARGLRHERVAIRSCLVPRDLVTPRVEVI; this is encoded by the coding sequence GTGAGGAGCGACGTCCCCCGGCTCCGGCTGGGCGCCGGTGCGGGCTTCGCCGGCGACCGCATCGACCCCGCGGTCGAGCTCGCCTCTCAGGCGAACCTGGACTACCTGGTCTTCGAGTGCCTGGGGGAGCGGACGGTCGCGGCAGGTCACGCGCGTCGGCTGGCAGACCCCACGACCGGGTACGACCCGCTGCTCGCCCCGCGGCTGCGGGCGGTCCTCCCACACGCCGCCCGGCAGGGCACCGGGATCGTCACCAACTCCGGTGCCGCCCATCCTGCGGCGGCCGGCGAGACGGCCCGCCGCATCGTCGCCGAGCTGGGCCTGCAGTCCCGGGTCGCGGTGGTGACCGGGGACGACGTGCTCGACGTCGTACGGCGGATCGACCCGGAGCTGTGGGAGACCGGTCAACCGCTCTCGTCGGCCTCCGCCGAGCTGATCTCGGCCAACGCCTACCTCGGGTGCGAGCCGATCGTCGCCGCACTCGAGGACGGCGCGGACCTGGTCGTCACCGGCCGCGTCGCCGACCCGGCTCTCTACCTCGGCCCGCTGGTACATGCCTTCGGCTGGTCGCTGGACGACTGGGACCGGCTCGGCGCGGGCACCGTGGTCGGCCACCTGCTCGAGTGTGCCGGACAGCTGACCGGCGGCTACTTCGCCGACCCCCTGACCAAACCCGTCGCGGGTCTGGCCCGGCTGGGCTTCCCGTTCGCGGACGTCGATCCCGACGGGCGAGCGGTCCTCGGGAAGGTCGACGGCAGCGGCGGACGTCTGGACCGGCGGACCTGCGGGGAGCAGCTGCTCTACGAGGTCGGCGACCCGTCGTCGTACGTGACACCGGACGTCATCGCTGACTTCACCGGGGTGAGCTTCGAGGAGACCGGCCGGGACCGGGTGGCGGTCTCCGGGGCGGCGGGCGCTGCGCGACCCGACCAGCTCAAGGTGACGCTCGGCTTCCGGGACGGCTGGTTGGGCGAGGGACAGATCAGCTATGCCGGCCCCCGCGCACTGGAGCGCGCACAGCTCGCGGCCGAGGTCGTGCGCGAGCGGCTCGTCGCGATCCACGGACTGGCCGAGGACGCGATCACCGTCGAGATGATCGGCGCGGGTGCAGCGTTCCGGGGGTGGGCGGATGCGGCCGCCACGGACCCGCTCGAGGTGCGGCTGCGGGTCTCGGCACGGGTCCACGACGAAGACGCCGCGCACGCGGTCGGGTGGGAGGTCGAGTCGCTCTACACGAACGGCCCGGCAGGCGGCGGAGGTGCCCGCGGGCTGCGCCACGAACGGGTGGCGATCCGCTCGTGCCTGGTGCCGCGCGACCTCGTGACACCCCGGGTGGAGGTGATCTGA
- a CDS encoding CitMHS family transporter, producing MLALIGYLMVAAILALLLTNRVAAVVALAGVPVVGALLAGFGPTEISGFVAAGLGGVVGTATMFVFAIVYFGVMRDAGLFDPVIARIVRFAGNAPVTVCVGTVLLAMAAHLDGAGATTFLITIPAMLPLFDRLGMSRLVLTTCVGLGAGVMNLLPWGGPTARAASVTGEAANDLWVPLIPAQVVGMITVVVIAWWLGRREAQRIEQSAVTTSVGAGNTAGSVGALPNTGAVPVRGRGGPVDAAVGTSIAVDDTDEPHPELLRPRLLWFNALLTLVVIALLIAGTASPELLFLVGAVIALVVNYPGLAQQTKRIEAHSKGAMLMATTLLAAGVFLGILEGSGMIEEMAEVAANALPGGAAPALPLIVGALGVPMSLLFGPDAFYFGVMPVLIGVGEQFGVSGTDIAQAALLGEETVGFPISPLTGSFFLLVGLGGVDIGRHIRHLVGWAWLVSLVMLVAAVITGAVPLWA from the coding sequence ATGCTCGCACTCATCGGCTACCTCATGGTGGCCGCGATCTTGGCCCTGCTGCTGACCAACCGTGTCGCGGCGGTCGTGGCGTTGGCCGGCGTCCCGGTCGTCGGTGCCCTGCTGGCCGGCTTCGGCCCCACCGAGATCAGTGGGTTCGTCGCCGCCGGCCTGGGCGGAGTCGTGGGCACCGCGACGATGTTCGTCTTCGCGATCGTGTACTTCGGCGTGATGCGCGACGCGGGACTGTTCGACCCGGTCATCGCGCGGATCGTCCGGTTCGCGGGGAACGCGCCGGTCACGGTGTGCGTCGGTACGGTGCTGCTGGCGATGGCCGCCCACCTCGACGGTGCCGGCGCCACGACGTTCCTGATCACGATCCCGGCGATGCTGCCGCTCTTCGACCGGCTCGGGATGAGCCGGTTGGTGCTCACCACGTGCGTGGGGCTCGGAGCAGGCGTGATGAACCTGTTGCCGTGGGGCGGGCCGACGGCCCGGGCGGCATCGGTCACCGGCGAGGCCGCCAACGACCTCTGGGTGCCCCTGATCCCGGCACAGGTCGTCGGCATGATCACCGTCGTCGTGATCGCCTGGTGGCTGGGCCGGCGCGAGGCGCAGCGGATCGAGCAGAGCGCGGTCACCACGAGCGTCGGGGCCGGGAACACCGCTGGCTCGGTGGGCGCCCTGCCGAACACCGGCGCCGTTCCGGTGCGGGGCCGCGGCGGACCGGTCGACGCCGCGGTCGGCACCAGCATCGCGGTCGACGACACCGACGAGCCCCACCCGGAGCTGCTCCGGCCGCGGCTGCTCTGGTTCAACGCGCTGCTCACCCTCGTCGTGATCGCCCTGCTGATCGCCGGTACGGCGTCGCCCGAGCTGCTCTTCCTCGTCGGCGCCGTGATCGCGCTGGTGGTGAACTACCCCGGCTTGGCGCAACAGACGAAACGCATCGAGGCCCACTCCAAGGGCGCGATGTTGATGGCGACCACGCTGCTCGCGGCCGGTGTCTTCCTGGGCATCCTGGAGGGCAGCGGCATGATCGAGGAGATGGCCGAGGTCGCGGCCAACGCCCTGCCCGGCGGCGCCGCACCTGCCCTCCCGCTGATCGTCGGCGCTCTCGGAGTCCCGATGAGCCTCCTCTTCGGCCCGGACGCGTTCTACTTCGGGGTCATGCCGGTGCTGATCGGCGTGGGTGAGCAGTTCGGCGTCTCGGGCACCGACATCGCCCAGGCCGCGCTGCTCGGCGAGGAGACGGTCGGCTTCCCGATCAGCCCGCTGACCGGCTCGTTCTTCCTCCTCGTCGGCCTCGGCGGCGTGGACATCGGCCGCCACATCCGTCACCTGGTCGGATGGGCCTGGCTGGTGAGCCTGGTGATGCTGGTGGCCGCGGTGATCACCGGGGCGGTGCCGCTGTGGGCGTGA
- a CDS encoding LysR family transcriptional regulator, whose amino-acid sequence MSIDIGLRHLRAVVAVADAGGYSAAARRLDMAQSSLSRTVAEAERRLGVPLFERTTRQVRPTPDGTHLIGMARRLLADFDASLAHFEGYLAGQRGTVSIAALPSIAATLLPGVLAAFRAERPEVTVMVRDGLSGEVLEMLRSGAVDLALTVIGESPAGTTARQVASDEFACVIPEGHELSARKEVRWSDLAGRPFVAFDTTSSIRSHTDQVFADQGIETGPRTEARNIGAVAGLTGAGLGVTAAPGLVLPMMRFAGLTWRPLIEPRVRRPISLVHHRDRPLSHTAIALARLLVEAPARSATEASDLPDLVRWNGPR is encoded by the coding sequence ATGAGCATTGATATCGGACTGCGGCACCTCCGCGCCGTCGTCGCCGTCGCCGACGCGGGCGGTTACTCAGCCGCCGCGCGCCGGCTCGACATGGCCCAGTCCTCCTTGTCCCGCACCGTCGCCGAGGCGGAGCGCCGCCTCGGCGTCCCCCTCTTCGAGCGCACCACACGGCAGGTGCGCCCGACGCCGGACGGAACCCACCTGATCGGCATGGCCCGACGACTCCTTGCGGACTTCGACGCCTCGCTGGCGCACTTCGAGGGCTACCTCGCCGGGCAGCGCGGCACCGTCTCGATCGCAGCACTGCCCTCGATCGCGGCGACACTCCTGCCCGGAGTGCTGGCAGCGTTCCGCGCCGAGCGACCCGAGGTGACGGTGATGGTGCGTGACGGCCTGTCCGGTGAGGTGCTGGAGATGCTCCGCTCGGGAGCGGTCGACCTGGCCCTCACCGTCATCGGCGAGTCGCCTGCCGGCACCACGGCCCGGCAGGTCGCCAGCGACGAGTTCGCCTGCGTGATCCCTGAGGGTCACGAACTCTCCGCCCGGAAGGAAGTCCGCTGGTCCGACCTCGCAGGCCGACCGTTCGTCGCCTTCGACACCACCTCGAGCATCCGGAGCCACACCGACCAGGTGTTCGCCGACCAGGGCATCGAGACCGGACCACGCACCGAGGCTCGCAACATCGGCGCGGTCGCCGGACTCACCGGCGCAGGGCTCGGGGTCACAGCAGCACCCGGGCTCGTCCTGCCGATGATGCGGTTCGCCGGGCTGACCTGGAGGCCACTCATCGAGCCGCGGGTACGCCGCCCGATCAGCCTGGTCCACCACCGCGACCGGCCGCTCTCCCACACGGCCATCGCGCTCGCCCGACTGTTGGTCGAGGCCCCTGCTCGTTCCGCCACAGAGGCCAGCGACCTTCCCGACCTGGTGCGGTGGAACGGGCCGCGCTGA
- a CDS encoding peroxiredoxin gives MTGQEPLPVGATAPDFMLRDQFGQDTRLSSYRGSKAVALLFYPFAFSGVCTGEMAGIRHRLDEFLTFDTEVLAISCDPVYALRAFADSDGLNFGLLSDFWPHGAATRSFGVLDEKLGAPRRSSYVIDPEGTIRWSVHNAMHAGRDLDEHLRQLRAAADG, from the coding sequence ATGACCGGGCAGGAGCCGCTGCCGGTCGGCGCGACCGCGCCGGACTTCATGCTGCGCGACCAGTTCGGTCAGGACACCAGGCTGTCGTCGTACCGGGGGAGCAAGGCGGTGGCGCTGCTCTTCTACCCGTTCGCCTTCTCCGGGGTGTGCACCGGGGAGATGGCCGGCATCCGTCACCGCCTCGACGAGTTCCTCACCTTCGACACCGAGGTCTTGGCGATCTCCTGCGACCCGGTGTACGCGCTACGCGCCTTCGCGGACAGCGACGGGCTCAACTTCGGCCTGCTCAGCGACTTTTGGCCGCACGGCGCGGCGACGCGTTCCTTCGGGGTGCTCGACGAGAAGCTCGGCGCCCCCCGACGCTCGTCCTACGTGATCGACCCGGAGGGGACGATCCGCTGGTCGGTGCACAACGCGATGCATGCCGGACGCGACCTCGACGAGCACCTCCGTCAGCTGCGTGCCGCGGCCGACGGCTGA
- a CDS encoding AMP-binding protein: MGTITGRARDAATSLRILAESGIVRPYSPRVLAGLVTTLYRWGPHPSGGFKTAAQRMPDQLAIIDERGSLTFAQLHRRTNALANAMAARGVAPGDGVAVMCRNHRGFVEASIAVSKVGADVLYLNTAFAGPQLADVLERERPRVLIHDEEFTDLLDSAPVEDRILAWTDADRGDDPDTLEGMIRTGDESEPAPPKRAGRTVILTSGTTGTPKGAPRPQGGVPAAVSLLSRMPLRSGWTCQVAAPLFHTWGFAHYQLAMLLGTTLVLRRSFDPESALELLNKYDCDSFAVIPVMLQRILALPDETLDRYPLPHLKAVASSGSALPGDLATRWMDRFGDHLYSVYGSTEVAWASIADPADLRAAPGTAGRPPHATEVRILDEAGHPVPVGEPGRIFVGNALQIEGYTGGGGKEMVGGLMCTGDVGRFDAHGRLSVEGRDDEMIVSGGENVFPKEVEDCLASHPGVHEVAAIGVPDDDFGSRLAAYVVLSDPTLTEDDLKDHVKANLARYKVPRSIQLLDELPRNATGKVLKRDLAAG; the protein is encoded by the coding sequence ATGGGCACGATCACCGGGCGGGCGCGCGACGCTGCGACCAGCCTGCGGATCCTGGCCGAGTCCGGGATCGTGCGTCCGTACTCGCCCCGGGTGCTCGCGGGCCTGGTGACCACCCTGTACCGCTGGGGACCGCACCCCTCCGGTGGGTTCAAGACCGCCGCGCAGCGGATGCCCGACCAACTCGCGATCATCGACGAGCGCGGGTCGCTGACCTTCGCCCAGCTGCACCGCAGGACCAATGCGCTGGCGAACGCGATGGCGGCGCGTGGCGTCGCGCCAGGGGACGGTGTCGCGGTGATGTGCCGCAACCACCGCGGTTTCGTCGAGGCGTCGATCGCGGTCTCCAAGGTCGGTGCCGACGTCCTCTACCTGAACACGGCGTTCGCCGGGCCGCAGCTGGCCGATGTGCTCGAGCGCGAGCGACCCCGCGTGCTGATCCACGACGAGGAGTTCACCGACCTCCTCGACTCCGCACCGGTCGAGGACCGGATCCTCGCCTGGACCGACGCCGACCGCGGCGACGACCCGGACACCCTCGAGGGGATGATCCGCACCGGAGACGAGTCCGAGCCGGCGCCGCCGAAGCGGGCCGGGCGGACGGTCATCCTCACCTCCGGCACCACGGGGACGCCCAAGGGCGCCCCGCGTCCACAGGGTGGGGTCCCGGCGGCGGTCTCGCTGCTCTCCCGGATGCCGCTGCGCTCGGGCTGGACCTGCCAGGTCGCGGCGCCGCTGTTCCACACCTGGGGCTTCGCCCACTACCAGCTAGCGATGCTGCTCGGTACGACGCTGGTGCTGCGCCGATCCTTCGACCCCGAGTCCGCCCTGGAGCTGCTCAACAAGTACGACTGCGACTCGTTCGCGGTGATCCCGGTGATGCTCCAGCGCATCCTCGCGCTGCCCGACGAGACGCTGGACCGGTATCCGCTGCCGCACCTGAAGGCGGTCGCGTCGTCCGGGTCCGCGCTCCCCGGCGACCTGGCGACGCGATGGATGGACCGGTTCGGCGACCACCTCTACTCGGTGTACGGCTCGACCGAGGTCGCCTGGGCGTCGATCGCCGACCCGGCCGACCTGCGCGCAGCCCCCGGCACGGCGGGCCGGCCGCCGCACGCGACCGAGGTGCGGATCCTGGACGAGGCGGGCCACCCGGTCCCGGTCGGGGAGCCCGGCCGGATCTTCGTCGGCAACGCGCTGCAGATCGAGGGTTACACCGGCGGTGGCGGCAAGGAGATGGTCGGTGGGCTGATGTGCACCGGGGACGTCGGCCGCTTCGACGCGCACGGCCGGCTCTCCGTCGAGGGCCGCGACGACGAGATGATCGTCTCCGGTGGCGAGAACGTCTTCCCCAAGGAGGTCGAGGACTGCCTCGCCTCCCACCCGGGCGTCCACGAGGTCGCCGCGATCGGCGTGCCTGACGACGACTTCGGCTCCCGGCTGGCCGCCTACGTGGTGCTCAGCGACCCCACTCTGACCGAGGACGACCTGAAGGATCACGTGAAGGCCAATCTCGCACGCTACAAGGTGCCCCGCTCGATCCAGCTCCTCGACGAGCTGCCCCGCAACGCCACGGGCAAGGTGCTCAAGCGCGACCTGGCGGCCGGCTGA
- a CDS encoding DUF3052 domain-containing protein has protein sequence MTSTAGGGTAPSGTADQLGFKAGMIVQELGWDNDTDDDLRVAIENAIDGDMVDGDYGNVVDAVVLWWREEDGDLVDGLVDSLTDLVGGGVIWLFTPKIGRPNAVDAADIAEAAPVAGLSTTTTTTVSADWAATRLVAPKTVA, from the coding sequence GTGACTTCCACCGCCGGTGGCGGTACTGCACCGTCAGGCACCGCTGATCAGCTCGGCTTCAAGGCAGGGATGATCGTCCAGGAGCTCGGCTGGGACAACGACACCGACGACGACCTCCGCGTCGCCATCGAGAACGCGATCGACGGCGACATGGTGGACGGTGACTACGGCAACGTGGTCGACGCCGTGGTGCTGTGGTGGCGGGAGGAGGACGGCGACCTGGTCGACGGCCTGGTCGACTCGCTGACCGACCTCGTCGGCGGCGGCGTGATCTGGCTGTTCACCCCGAAGATCGGTCGGCCCAACGCCGTCGACGCCGCGGACATCGCCGAGGCGGCACCAGTGGCAGGTCTCTCGACGACGACCACCACCACGGTCAGCGCGGACTGGGCGGCGACCCGGCTGGTCGCCCCGAAGACCGTCGCCTGA